The Flavipsychrobacter sp. genome contains the following window.
CAGGTATTGGTGTAACTGATGCAATTAGCGCAGCAAATAATGCGTTAATAAGTAACGCGCCTAAAAAACTGTTTATCGTTTTCATTCTTACTGTTTTAAAATGTTGTTTAAGTAGTGTTTAAATGCCCTTGTTTGCCTGTTATATTATTTTGAGGTGTATCGTTCCATAAAGACCTTTACATCCTTTATCACCTCTGTATTATGGTTGAGTGATGTGATGAGCTTCTCCTGCATTTGCAATAACTCATTCCTAAACTCTTGTTGCAGGCTATCCTTATCATTTTGCAATTGCTGTACTATATCCCTGAGCTCCTCAATATCTTTCTGCTGCCTTTCCTGCCCTTTTTTGAAGTACAACCACAGTTGCCAGGCAACTACCGTTAACACCAATACCCCCAACCCATACTGTGAAAATGTGTGCAAAGCCGTTTCTGACATCCTACCCGTTTTATGGTTTACAATCAGAGGTTAGGCGTTTGCCCCTGCTCTTGCTTTTGGGTTTAACCTGTTTCTCTTTTCAGCATATAGCTTTTGGAAACGCTCAGGCTCTTCTTGCTTTATACGCTTTAGCTCGAGAGGGTTTGTTTTGCTCAGGATGTCAAACTCACACTCTCCATTATTGGCGGGTGTTGCATCTTCTTTAGGCAATTGCTGATTAGCATTTAGCTTTTGCACAACATTGTTAACGTTGTTAATACTAGGTGCGCCACCTTTACCCTCTTCACCATCAGGAGCATTACCTGTAGCGGTCAATTTCAGCATCATAGAGCTAAATAGCTTGGGGCTAGTTGCTGATAGTTCCACCAAGCCCTCACGCTCCTCCTCAGTAGAGTTGCCTAGCTCAATAGCCTTATCAATTAAAGGTTTAGCGTGTAGCTCACGCACCTCTTTTAGTGTGCCCTCAATTGCTGTTTTTGCTTGTTCAGCAGCAGACAGTTTTGCTTTTAGGGTGTTGACTGCTTGAGTCACTTCTGCCTCTGTAGCTCCACAACCTAAAAGAGCAGAGAGTGTTAGGACTAGTTTGTTATCCATTACATTTTTATTTTGGTTATTGTTAATAGGAGATAAGAATTGTTGCACCTCCTCCTGTTTCGTTTGGTTATTCAAGCTGATGTATTTGCCCTGTGCTTTCAGCTTTAGTGCGTTGTAATTGCCTGGCAGACCACATGGGCTACATTCTGACAATCTGCTTTTTGTAAATGTTGGTAGTGTTTGCCCTGGCAGCATATCCTCAGGAGCTTCACTAATTTCAATGGGCTCTATTGTAACACTGCAAGCATTGACAAAGCCTCTCTCAATTTTACCGTACACTTTCATGCTCTCCTCATCGTCCTCATCGGGCACTAAGTCGCCAATCAGCTTACTGTTTTCAACTCTTATATTTTCCCATCTAAACAATGGCAGCAATGCCTCCTCTTTGTATTCGTCCTCATTTCTATGATTCCAAAAACCAACAGGGTTGTTTAAAAAATCTGAGTAGTCAATACCTGCTGTGAGCACTCTAAATCCGTAGAAGTTTACAGACTCATCACTCATCACAAACGAGATACTTTTTTTAGTTGCTTTTGCCATTATTGCAATTAGTTGTTAATGCAAAAATGTAACGTGTTGTTGATTGTAAAAAATCATGAAACGCACATCAGTAAAGGGTTTCGCTTTATGAGAAAATAAATTCTGATGTACGATTGCTCTTTTTAAAAACTCTATATATAAGAGCAAATTTGTAGGAAACAGATACCGAAATGGCTAAAAAAGACAAAGAGAAAAATCTAGCACGTGAGCTGTTTCTCTACACCAACAAAACACAAAAAGAGATTGCTGAGATAGTAGACGTGAACACCAAAACAATGTCGCAATGGGTGAGTGATGGCGAATGGGAGACCATAAAAAAAATGCAACAGCAAACGCCTGAGCGTATCATCAACGACCTATACAAAGAGCTTGATGAGATAAACAGCTTTATCAAAAACAAAGAGGAGGGCAAGCGTTATGCAGACAGCAAAGAAGCTGATGCCAGGAACAAAATAATATCCTCTATAAAGGGCATGGTGAGAGAGGTGGCACTACCTCAATACGTACAGGTAATAGTGAAGCTCATGGACTATCTCCAACGTCACGACTTAGCAACAGCCAAAGCGCTCAACCCTCACGCTAATGATTTTTTACTAGCCATTTCAGCAGACACAAACAACCAGTAATATGCTCAGCAGACACGACAAACAAGCAATGGAGTTGTGGCACTTGAAATGTGCCGAAATAAAAGCAGCAACTGGAGAGATAGCCGTTGAAGCTAAAGAGGTAAAAGAGAAAAGGATAAAACGATTGCTCAAAGACTATAGAGCATTTGTCAATTATTACTTTCCACACTATGCCGATGCAGACAGTGCTGATTTTCATGTGAAGTTTGCTAATGCTTGTAAAGCCAACAAGAAGTTTAAAGGCATTGCTGAGTGGGCAAGGGAACACGCTAAATCGGTACACGTAACTGTATTTATACCCATGTGGCTGAAAGCCTGTGGCGAGCTTACAGGTATGCTGTTGGCTAGTGTAAACAAAGATGCAGCGTGTGAACTATTAAGCGATGTGCAGGCTGAGCTAGTAAGCAATGAAAAATATATCAACGACTTTGGAAAGCAGGCAAAGCATGGCAGTTGGGCTGATGGTAAGTTCATATGTGAGGATGGCACTTTCTTTAGGGCAATAGGTAGAGGCGAAAGCCCAAGAGGTAAAAGAAACAGAGAGAAGCGCCCTAACTATGGAGTGATTGATGATATAGATGATGATGTAATTGTAAGAAATGAGAGGCGCGTGGATGATGTGTTGGATTGGATATTGGGCGCGTTCTTAGGCGCATTATCTATCAAAGGAGGTAGGCTAGTAGTTGCCAACAACAGAATACACAAAAAGAGCATCCTTGCAAAACTAGCAGGCGATATAGAGCCAGGAGACCCTAAAAGAAAAGGATGGTATCACAGCAAGGTTAATGCACTGGATGAAAATGGGCAGCCTAGTTGGTGGCAGCGTTACACCTTACAGGACATACTTGACCGTATCAACGAGATGGGTTATAGGATGGCTCAAAAGGAGTTATTCAACAACCCAATTATTGAGGGCAAGGTGTTCAAAAACGAGTGGATAAAATGGGGCAAGATACCATCTCTATACGATATGGAAAGTGTTGTTGCCTACTTTGACCCCTCTTTTAAATCTACCAAAAAGAACGACTACAAAGCAATACGCATATGGGGCAAAAAGGGTAAGTACTTCTATCTCATAGCATCGTTTGTAAGGCAATGCACCATCATGGAGGCTTGCCGTTGGGTGTATGGTTGGTATAGTGACAATATCACAGACAGCGAGGGCAGAGAGGCTGTTGTGCCTTTCTACATGGAGGCAAACTTTATGCAGGATATGCTATTGGATGAGTTTGAGAACCAGGGCGAGATAGAAGGTTGGCAACTACCAGTAAGAGGAGACAAACGTGCGAAGCCTGATAAGTTTGCCCGTATTGAAAATATGACACCCGTGTATGAGCGTGGCAGGTCTATATGGGATGAACGATTAAAGAACGACCCCGATACACAAACAGGGCTAGAGCAGCTACTAGCTATACAACCTGGTAGTGATACACATGATGATGCACCTGATGCCGATGAGGGAGCATGGTGGCTGCTAAACCGTAGAACCAAACAAAGCAAAACTAAACGCAGAGTGGGCAAAAGACAAAGCCCGTCACAATACTAATAATTTTTAAAACCATACTGAACATGGCATTTTTAACAGAGCAAGATTATAAGACCGTTCTTAAACAGGATTTCAAAGCCCTAATACTAGAGGGCGATGCAGCCACACAAACAGATGCAGAGCTCAAAGCACAGGCAGAGATGAGCACCTACCTAAGAAAGCGTTACGATGTGGCGCAGATATTCAACAAAGTAGGTACAGAGCGCAACTACAACATTGTAATGCTGCTGACCGATATGGTTATCTATCACATATACAGCAGTAGAACACCGCGCAACATTCCTGAGTTGAGACTGGATAGGTATGACTATGCTACTAAGATGCTCACACGTATGAGCGATGGCACAATTGAGGAGGATTTGCCCATTAGAAAAAATGAGGATAACGAGGAGATAAACCCTTTGCGCACAGGTAGCCATACACCAACAACACACGGCTATTAAACACTATTTAAGCAACGTTTAAACAATTGATAATGAAAGCTCCAAAACTACTGCATACTACACGAATACATAAGCCTACCACAAGGCAAGTAATGGCTTTAAACAAGCAAGGCAAAACCAACGAGCGCAAAGGTCTGGATGATATATACAACCTCCTGATAAAAATGGAGCAACGCATGAAGAGCATGGCGAAACAAGACATAGGTACTTGGAGAAATTCACACCGTGCAGCCCTCAATCCGCAGCGCCCAAACAGGAGACCATTATACTCTATATACAGAGATGCAGAGCTAGATGACCAGGTGGAGACTGTGATGAGCAACCTCATTGCAGATGTAATGAGTGAGGAGTATTACATCACCAAAGCAAACAACACAGAAAAGGACGATAAAGCAAGTGACTACTTAGAGCGCTCATGGTTCTACTATGTACTAGAGGAGGCATTGAAAACTGAGGGTTGGGGGCATCAGGTGTTGCAGCTCACATCTTTTATCAACATCAACGGCTTTTATGAGTTTGGGGAGTTTGAGGATATAGACAGAGACCACATCATCCCTGAGTGGGGGCTCTTTATGCCTGACATCAGTGGAGATGAGGGTATCAACTACAGAGACCCATTATTTGCTAAATCGGTACTGGAGATAGGCAAGCCTAAAGACTTAGGCAAGCTACTCAAAGCATCTAAGCCTGCACTCTACAAAAAAAATATGGAGGCAGCATGGTCTCAACATGGAGAGATATTTGGTTCTCCTTTCAGAATTGGTAAAGTATCTAGTGGCAACAAGGAAGACCTTGACCGCATGGAGGAGTTTTTGAAAAACATGGGGCGCAGTGCTTATGCCGTTACTGACATTGATGATTCTGTAGAGCTAGTAGAAACTAGCAAAGGAGATGCTTATATGGTGTTTGACCAATTCCTAGCAAGAGCAGACCGCGCCATTAGTAAAATATTCTTAGGGCAAACCATGACCACTGACAACGGGAGCTCCAAATCACAAGCTGAGGTGCATGAGCGTGTAGGTAAGAGTAGAATGTGGGCATTAAAACTCAAGATTGAGTTTTTAGTGAATGACAAAATACTGCCGATGATGAGAGCTAATGGCTACCCCATAAAAGAGGGGCAGCGTTTTAAATGGGCTGTAGTGGATGAGATAACCACAACGGATATAGTCATGGATGAGTTTTTGGTACAAAACTTTGAGCTCACCGACCTAGAATATTTTGAGAAAAAGTACGGGGTGAAGATAAAAGGGCTTAGAGAATTTACCACCTCTACAACACCAAAAAACGAGCAGGTAAAAGAAGCCCTAACCCGCATCAAACAACTGCACCTTAAAACAGACAAACTATACCAAAATGGCAATTGCTGTTAACAGACATATTATAG
Protein-coding sequences here:
- a CDS encoding DUF935 family protein translates to MKAPKLLHTTRIHKPTTRQVMALNKQGKTNERKGLDDIYNLLIKMEQRMKSMAKQDIGTWRNSHRAALNPQRPNRRPLYSIYRDAELDDQVETVMSNLIADVMSEEYYITKANNTEKDDKASDYLERSWFYYVLEEALKTEGWGHQVLQLTSFININGFYEFGEFEDIDRDHIIPEWGLFMPDISGDEGINYRDPLFAKSVLEIGKPKDLGKLLKASKPALYKKNMEAAWSQHGEIFGSPFRIGKVSSGNKEDLDRMEEFLKNMGRSAYAVTDIDDSVELVETSKGDAYMVFDQFLARADRAISKIFLGQTMTTDNGSSKSQAEVHERVGKSRMWALKLKIEFLVNDKILPMMRANGYPIKEGQRFKWAVVDEITTTDIVMDEFLVQNFELTDLEYFEKKYGVKIKGLREFTTSTTPKNEQVKEALTRIKQLHLKTDKLYQNGNCC
- a CDS encoding phage protein Gp36 family protein produces the protein MAFLTEQDYKTVLKQDFKALILEGDAATQTDAELKAQAEMSTYLRKRYDVAQIFNKVGTERNYNIVMLLTDMVIYHIYSSRTPRNIPELRLDRYDYATKMLTRMSDGTIEEDLPIRKNEDNEEINPLRTGSHTPTTHGY